The Geotrypetes seraphini chromosome 12, aGeoSer1.1, whole genome shotgun sequence nucleotide sequence GCCTACTTACCAGAAGCAATCATGGGAAAGGAAAAGTATGCATTTGCTAATGGCTCTCTTTACAATCTAATGGCAAAAAAAGATGGAGGTGATAGGGTTGGCCTCAGTGCACTTTTGGAGAATGGCCAGTGATAGGCTGAGGTTCAatagcagggaaggggtgcatgaaCCAAGCCACCCAAGGGATACAGCAGGACAATAGTGGCAAGTGTTAAAATTTCAGGCTTCTGGCCTGAAACCATTTACGTATTTGTTCTTCCTGTCTTGTTTTATACCTGGCTGAGTGACTAAGTGGTGTTTTTATTATCCTACCACCTGGCAGTCATTCAGGAAACCCGGTTAGTTGGGCTATCCAACACAAGGTCTCCCACTGCTTTATATAAACACAAATCTTTGTAAATCTGCCACAATCCAAGACAACCATACTGAAAAACACAAGGTATAAATACTACCAAAAATAGATATTTTCCACTTGTCTTATTTCAACTTCTTTCAGAGAACGGGATGCTGATGTTAGCATAACGCACCAATATTCAATTGTTAACAGTATCCTACAGGACCAGAGTTTGATGCTGAAATATCTGTAGCCAAGACATTTTTGTACCAAACCATGTTTGAAGTTTTAAATTTGTATGTGTTACATGGTAGGGGCTTTTATCTTTTGTCCTCCCTCTGCGTTTGGAGCTAGCCGCCTTTTCCATATAAGAGATCTATCTGTGCTGGGTGGTAGGTGAGCACATTCATTCTGTGGTTTCCAACACAGACATGCTTAAAGCCAAGTCCCAATAATGCTCCACTCcgtgttttttaaaatgttcccGTGCCATGTTTTCAGTTGGGCACTGTTTAAATTTCATGTCACCAAAGCTGCGTTCTTTTGTTGTTCCCTCCCAGACCAAGACACACTTGTTTCCCTTTACGATCGATTCTTCATCAGATCCGTTGTCATCTTTTCCTTTAGAGCTGGTCGTTTGTTCATCCCATTTTATTCGGTGTAGCATAACACGTTTGAATTTCTTTTGTGATTTTGGCCCTCCTTCCACAACGATCACATTCACATCTTTATGCAGGATGACAACTCCTGTAAGATACAGCTGTCCGGCGTTCgcttcaattttaaattttttggcTGGATTACTCAAATTCCGAACTCTGTACACTGCCACATGAACACCCTGTGAAATGTCTTCTTttagttttttcatttttttctctttcctctgttctgttgtcagttttCGGGCTGCATTTGCCTCCTCATGAGCTTTTTGTCGCTTTGCCATCTGAGCTCTCACATGAGCTTCCACTTTTGTGGGATCCTGAACAGCTTCAGTCCCCAAAACTCGCATTAAGTTCGATATTCGCACTTTTGGTTCTGGAGGAGGCATAAGACCTAGTCTAACTTTctcttgcacttccttctgagcTTCTCTCCGCGTCTGGCGCCGTAACTTTTTTTGCTCTTTTTTTGTTAGATACACTCCAAGAGTCACTGGTGAATCGCTGTCGACTGGTGGATTTAGCTGTGCTGGGTGCTCCACAAGGTTTGTGATGCCAAAGAACTCTTCTCGTTTTGATAACACTTCTTCTTTTAGTTCAAGCCCATTGGGGATAATATAGGAATCCCACCACTCTATCTCAGGGATACCTCCCTCCAGCAACTCCTTCTTGGGGGTGATGAGAGCAAGCTTGGTAGAGGTATGGATCCCAGTCTTCTTGGCAGCTTGGGAGATCTCGGCCTGCAGTTTTTCAAGCTGAGCCTTTGTTCGCAGCCTCTGTGCAATTTTCTCAAACTTGCCCCTTTCGTGGAATTTGAACATTCGTTTCTGACGTTGCGCAGGAGCAATGGAAACGCGCGAGTCAAAGAAAGTGTTGGATTCCAAATCCTCCGAGGGTTTCTCTTTTAGCTGCTGCTTAAACTGCTCCCTCTTCACCGCCCGGATGTTGGCCTTCAGGGTTGGCATGCGGTGAGTTAATTCAATTTCTTTCCCTGTGGCATCCACTGTCCGGCCTTGGTCGTCCAGAATCAGGGGTGTGGGTTTGGTTTGATCTTTCAGTTCCACCTTCGGAGGGGCAATTCCCATGGCATGCAGGTTAGCCAAGCCCACCATGTTGGTGGTGCCAATGAGGCCTGGTTTCAGAGCCAGCTGAGCCTGGATTCGAGACTGCAGGTCTGCAGCTTTCCTCGCCTTTTCTATGGCATCGTTGATGAAGGTGGCCGCTTGCGAAGGCTGAATGGTGTTTCCTATGGATGTACGCTCAGGCTGCAAGGAGGAAATTCTCTGTGATGCTGTGGGACGAATGAAACTcagttgcttcttcctctcctcaATTTGACGTGTTGCTGTCTCCATCATTTGCTTGATCTGCAGTTTGGTCAGCATGCCTGGACTCTCAGTGGGTGGGCCAGGGATAACTTCTGGCTCCTCCTCCACCTCTTCGAAGCGTGGAAGGCGACGTTTTTTACCCCTGGAAGCATCCTTCGAGAGATCAGATTCATCCCCGAACACTTCCTTTAGCTCCCGCTTCCGGCTCCTGTCACTGCCCGATCTAGAGTGTTTGGAACTTCGCCCCTCCTCCACCGCCTCAAACAACTTGTCCACAAATCGCAAAGTAGAGTCATCAAGAAAGGGTTTCAGGTGGTCAGCAGCTTTCTTTTTCTCCATCCCTTTCCCAACACAATTCAGTGCTGCAGTCACCACAGTGGGCTCTGAGAAACCCAGAACCCGCTTCACTGTCTTCTCCACCCATGGTTTCAAGTCATCCAGGTCCCGCTTGGAATAGGACATCTCTGTTCAGGTCCGTCTCACTTACGACGGAGTCGCGACGTTTGAGAACGGAAGCGGAAACggccgaggaggaggaggaggaggaggacgtCCGCCCAACCCCACGCGACCGCGCGCGCGCGCGCGAGAAACCGACCCAATATGTTCTTATACGAGagaagtctaggacaatcaagccattggtgatatcactgatgaggttggctcttaggcattggtggaatgaggcattatgacatcacactatcagctctggaatgttgctaccccttaggatcttgccaggcacatgggacctgggttggccactgatggaaacaggatactgggccttcaggctgtcccagtaaggcaactcttatgttctaacttcCATTGTTATGTAAAAAGTTGACTATGCAAAATGTTATCCATTAACTTCCAATGGACTACAGCGATATAGATGGAAGTTTTCTATTTTTATGCGTTTTTTCTGaaaatgtaccttttttttaaagacGTAATTAGTCCATACCTGAGACTGAAATTTTGCAGGATTATACAGTTGATATCTTTCTATCTTGTTGTATAAATAAGTCACATTCCCCACTTGTGGAACCTTTTTGCTCAGCGGGTTACAAATGTGATCGTGATTTTGCTTGCAGTTAATAAGACAGCAGACCCAGAAATCCTGATCACAAGGAGACATTTGTAAATATCAACGGTCCAGAGCACTGAAGTCGATCCAGACAGTGGGATTCTCCCACAACAATCAGTAACTTGCCCCTGTAATTAATTGCCCTtaaggcctgattctctaaagcaggggtgtcaaagtccctcctcgagggccgcaatccagtcaggttttcaggattaccccaatgaatatgcatgtgatctattagcatacaatgaaagcagtgcatgcaaatagaactcatgcatattcattggggaaatcctgaaaacccgactggattgcggccctcgaggagggactttgacacccctgctctaaaggatgtTTGTCTCGGCGGCTGCCTAAGAAGCAGCCGTCAATCACGAGCCAATCACATAtcagcgtcctttagagaattgcatctTTTGTTTCTAAAAGACACCTTAAAcgtaggccagaattttacacACCTATGGcaacacataataataataattttatttcttatataccgccaaagccatagtagttcgaggcagtttacaacaaagaaggcctggacaatcagcgaatgagaacagtcagcgaatacagatacaattaatatatgtaaGCAGGGAATAGGTACAATATAAGGGGTCGAATGTACGGTGAGCAGGAGGCAGAGGTATGACAAAAGAGATCTTGGGGGGGCAAGGGTCAGgtaagaggtcttaggttacaaatcggttaaataggttagtttttaataattttctgaagtttaggtaggatgaggagcgcgagataatattgctcagccaatcatttagatgacctgcttggaaggctagtGTTCTGTtcaggcctttagagttggatggctgaagagatgagctctgcgagtgggtctggatggacagTCTAAGGtgaaatggggaaccaagtataaggATGCCTAcagatgcccaaggccacttccagtggaAACCATGCCTGTAAGTATTCCTATATGTCTCTGTAGGCATGATagatgcctacaatataggtgtcACTAACCACATCCAttttattaatatatatttttttaaacatgcattccAATTGGCTGGTGAgatggcggtaggatgcctaccaccgcctacagttgggattttttttgtaaaatttcttAGACTCATTTCTGAAACTGCATAACAGCACGGTTAGATATCAATTCTTTTAtgccaatataaaaaaaaactagATGATGCAAAATTACTTTTCTAAGGCTCTTGTCTTCATTTTCAACACACCAGCATGTGACAGAGGTCCTGCGACAGGTGGAACCCATTT carries:
- the LOC117346597 gene encoding U4/U6 small nuclear ribonucleoprotein Prp3-like, which encodes MSYSKRDLDDLKPWVEKTVKRVLGFSEPTVVTAALNCVGKGMEKKKAADHLKPFLDDSTLRFVDKLFEAVEEGRSSKHSRSGSDRSRKRELKEVFGDESDLSKDASRGKKRRLPRFEEVEEEPEVIPGPPTESPGMLTKLQIKQMMETATRQIEERKKQLSFIRPTASQRISSLQPERTSIGNTIQPSQAATFINDAIEKARKAADLQSRIQAQLALKPGLIGTTNMVGLANLHAMGIAPPKVELKDQTKPTPLILDDQGRTVDATGKEIELTHRMPTLKANIRAVKREQFKQQLKEKPSEDLESNTFFDSRVSIAPAQRQKRMFKFHERGKFEKIAQRLRTKAQLEKLQAEISQAAKKTGIHTSTKLALITPKKELLEGGIPEIEWWDSYIIPNGLELKEEVLSKREEFFGITNLVEHPAQLNPPVDSDSPVTLGVYLTKKEQKKLRRQTRREAQKEVQEKVRLGLMPPPEPKVRISNLMRVLGTEAVQDPTKVEAHVRAQMAKRQKAHEEANAARKLTTEQRKEKKMKKLKEDISQGVHVAVYRVRNLSNPAKKFKIEANAGQLYLTGVVILHKDVNVIVVEGGPKSQKKFKRVMLHRIKWDEQTTSSKGKDDNGSDEESIVKGNKCVLVWEGTTKERSFGDMKFKQCPTENMAREHFKKHGVEHYWDLALSMSVLETTE